Proteins from a single region of Streptomyces sp. TN58:
- a CDS encoding amidohydrolase family protein: MTGGDRYTVISADCHAGADLLDYKPYLEKRYHDDFDAWAATYVNPYEDLLADTADRNWNSARRLAELEADGIVAEVVFPNTIPPFFPKASLMAQPPTAAEYPMRWAGLQAHNRWLADFCADAPGRRAGVAQILLNDVDAAVAEIRRVREAGLTGGILLPGVPPGSAVPELYSAAYDPLWAVCDDLDVPVNHHGGSASPPLGDEPAARAVFMVETTWFSHRALWHLVFGGAFRRHPGLKLVLTEQGSGWIPGVLEMLDYYHGRLVAASSTAESKFGAGLAEAMGRGPSGVWRDNCFVGASFMRPHEVPLRDRIGLDKIMWGSDYPHDEGTAPYSREGLRIAYAGLPREEVAAMVGGNAARVYGFDLARLDALAAEHGPLVAEIAEPLKEIPPDATSPAFAKGGSVRVW, translated from the coding sequence ATGACCGGCGGGGACCGCTACACGGTGATCTCGGCGGACTGCCACGCGGGCGCCGACCTCCTGGACTACAAGCCGTACCTGGAGAAGCGGTACCACGACGACTTCGACGCCTGGGCCGCCACCTACGTGAACCCGTACGAGGACCTGCTCGCGGACACCGCGGACCGCAACTGGAACTCCGCCCGGCGCCTGGCGGAACTGGAGGCGGACGGCATCGTCGCCGAGGTCGTCTTCCCCAACACCATCCCGCCGTTCTTCCCCAAGGCCTCCCTGATGGCGCAGCCGCCGACGGCCGCCGAGTACCCGATGCGCTGGGCCGGCCTCCAGGCCCACAACCGCTGGCTGGCGGACTTCTGCGCGGACGCCCCGGGCCGGCGGGCGGGCGTCGCGCAGATCCTCCTCAACGACGTGGACGCGGCCGTGGCGGAGATCCGCCGCGTCCGGGAGGCCGGCCTGACCGGCGGCATCCTGCTCCCCGGCGTGCCGCCCGGCTCGGCGGTCCCCGAGCTGTACTCGGCCGCCTACGACCCCCTCTGGGCGGTGTGCGACGACCTCGACGTCCCGGTCAACCACCACGGGGGCTCGGCGTCGCCGCCGCTCGGCGACGAACCGGCGGCCCGGGCCGTCTTCATGGTGGAGACCACCTGGTTCTCGCACCGCGCCCTGTGGCACCTCGTCTTCGGCGGGGCCTTCCGGCGCCACCCGGGTCTCAAACTGGTCCTGACGGAGCAGGGCTCCGGCTGGATCCCGGGCGTGCTGGAGATGCTGGACTACTACCACGGCCGGCTGGTCGCGGCCTCCTCCACCGCGGAGTCCAAGTTCGGGGCGGGCCTCGCCGAGGCGATGGGCAGGGGCCCGAGCGGGGTCTGGCGGGACAACTGCTTCGTGGGGGCGAGCTTCATGCGCCCCCACGAGGTCCCGCTGCGGGACCGGATCGGCCTCGACAAGATCATGTGGGGCAGCGACTACCCCCACGACGAGGGCACCGCCCCGTACTCCCGCGAAGGCCTCCGCATCGCCTACGCGGGCCTCCCGCGGGAGGAGGTCGCCGCGATGGTCGGCGGCAACGCCGCCCGCGTGTACGGCTTCGACCTGGCGCGGCTCGACGCACTGGCGGCCGAACACGGTCCCCTGGTCGCGGAGATCGCCGAACCCCTGAAGGAGATCCCCCCGGACGCCACGAGCCCGGCCTTCGCCAAGGGCGGCTCGGTCCGCGTCTGGTAG
- a CDS encoding SDR family NAD(P)-dependent oxidoreductase → MRLEAGQVAVVTGAAGGIGLAMAGRFAAEGLKVVLADVEEAALHKAAEGLVEAGAQVLARTVDVGDRDSVLALADAAYDAFGAVHVLCNNAGVGSGAEGRMWEHEPNDWKWAFSVNVWGVFHGIQAFVPRMIAGGAPGHVVNTSSGDGGIAPLPTASVYAVTKAAVVTMTESLYAHLRAEGAAVGASVLFPGPHMLRTGLWESHRNRPERYAKERPRRTPYRTLDQYEAAMRRAGREVAFTPVEEVAEHVVDGIRADRFWMLPPSEHSDRQIRARSQSMLDRANPAYLESFILD, encoded by the coding sequence ATGCGGCTCGAAGCCGGCCAGGTGGCCGTCGTCACCGGCGCCGCGGGCGGCATCGGCCTCGCCATGGCCGGCCGCTTCGCCGCCGAAGGACTGAAGGTCGTCCTCGCCGACGTCGAGGAGGCCGCCCTGCACAAGGCGGCCGAAGGCCTCGTCGAGGCCGGGGCGCAGGTGCTCGCCCGGACCGTCGACGTCGGCGACCGCGACTCGGTGCTCGCCCTCGCCGACGCCGCGTACGACGCCTTCGGCGCCGTCCACGTGCTCTGCAACAACGCGGGCGTCGGCTCCGGCGCCGAGGGCCGGATGTGGGAGCACGAGCCCAACGACTGGAAGTGGGCCTTCTCCGTCAACGTGTGGGGCGTCTTCCACGGCATCCAGGCCTTCGTCCCCCGCATGATCGCCGGCGGCGCCCCCGGCCACGTCGTCAACACCTCCTCCGGCGACGGCGGCATCGCCCCCCTGCCCACCGCCTCCGTGTACGCCGTCACCAAGGCCGCCGTGGTCACCATGACCGAGTCGCTCTACGCCCACCTCAGGGCGGAGGGCGCGGCCGTCGGAGCCTCGGTGCTCTTCCCCGGCCCGCACATGCTGCGCACCGGACTGTGGGAGTCCCACCGCAACAGGCCCGAGCGGTACGCGAAGGAGCGCCCGCGCAGGACCCCGTACCGCACCCTCGACCAGTACGAGGCCGCGATGAGGCGGGCCGGCCGCGAGGTGGCCTTCACCCCGGTCGAGGAGGTCGCCGAGCACGTCGTCGACGGCATCCGCGCCGACCGCTTCTGGATGCTGCCGCCGAGCGAGCACAGCGACCGGCAGATCCGCGCCCGGTCGCAGTCGATGCTCGACCGCGCCAACCCCGCCTACCTGGAGAGCTTCATCCTCGACTGA
- a CDS encoding zinc-dependent alcohol dehydrogenase family protein, protein MRATVIHAPHDIRVEEVPDAAIQRPEDAVVRVLRACICGSDLWAYRGEAARRPGQRIGHEFLGVVEETGPAVSGVRAGDLVVAPFMWSDGTCEYCKEGLYTSCDHGGFWGSVGHDGGQGEAVRVPHADGTLVKLPADAAGDDHLLTGLLALSDVMGTGHHAALGAGVRAGSTVAVVGDGAVGLCGVLAAKRLGAERIIALGRHTVRTDIARLFGATDVVAERGEAAEAAVRELTGGRGATCVIEAVGTEQSMRTAVGITRDGGAIGYVGVPHGSGTGLDLGVMFDRNITLRGGVAPVRAYIPELLEDVLGGVIDPAPVFDRAVSLDEVPDGYRAMDDRSALKVLIKP, encoded by the coding sequence ATGCGCGCCACCGTCATCCACGCCCCGCACGACATACGCGTGGAGGAGGTGCCCGACGCTGCGATCCAGCGCCCCGAGGACGCCGTCGTCCGCGTCCTGCGCGCCTGCATCTGCGGCAGCGACCTGTGGGCCTACCGCGGCGAGGCCGCGCGCCGGCCCGGGCAGCGCATCGGCCACGAGTTCCTGGGCGTCGTAGAGGAGACCGGCCCGGCCGTCTCCGGCGTGCGCGCCGGAGACCTGGTCGTCGCGCCCTTCATGTGGTCGGACGGCACGTGCGAGTACTGCAAGGAAGGCCTCTACACCTCCTGCGACCACGGCGGTTTCTGGGGTTCGGTCGGCCACGACGGCGGCCAGGGCGAGGCCGTACGCGTCCCGCACGCCGACGGCACTCTGGTGAAGCTGCCCGCCGACGCCGCCGGTGACGACCATCTGCTGACCGGCCTGCTCGCCCTCTCCGACGTCATGGGCACCGGGCACCACGCCGCGCTGGGCGCGGGCGTGCGCGCGGGCTCCACGGTGGCCGTGGTCGGCGACGGCGCGGTCGGCCTGTGCGGTGTCCTGGCCGCCAAGCGCCTCGGCGCCGAGCGGATCATCGCACTGGGCCGCCACACCGTCCGCACGGACATCGCCAGGCTCTTCGGCGCCACCGACGTCGTCGCCGAGCGCGGCGAGGCCGCCGAGGCGGCCGTGCGCGAGCTGACCGGCGGCCGCGGCGCTACTTGCGTCATCGAGGCGGTCGGCACCGAGCAGTCGATGCGCACGGCGGTCGGCATCACCCGCGACGGCGGGGCGATCGGCTACGTCGGCGTCCCGCACGGCAGCGGCACCGGCCTCGACCTCGGGGTCATGTTCGACCGCAACATCACCCTGCGCGGTGGTGTGGCCCCTGTCCGCGCCTACATCCCGGAGCTGCTGGAGGACGTACTGGGCGGCGTGATCGACCCGGCGCCCGTCTTCGACCGCGCCGTCTCCCTGGACGAGGTCCCGGACGGCTACCGCGCCATGGACGACCGCAGCGCGCTCAAGGTGCTGATCAAGCCCTGA
- a CDS encoding sterol desaturase family protein, protein MPNLPDVVLWSIPAFVLLTVIELVSYRLHPDEDAAGYDTKDAVTSIGMGLGSIGFDLLWKIPVVAVFTAVYELTPLRVPLLWWTIPLMLLAQDFLYYWQHRGHHVIRILWACHVVHHSSRKFNLTTALRQPWTSATTYWFYLPMVAVGVHPAVIPFCYGINLLYQFWVHTERIGKLPRAYEYVFNTPSHHRVHHASQGGYLDRNYGGILIVWDRMFGSWVGETDKPVYGLTKNINTYNPLRVATHEYAAIARDVRAARSWSERAGRVFRGPGWQPAPRPEAPTAPAPAATAPAADPAVQETTA, encoded by the coding sequence ATGCCGAACCTGCCCGATGTCGTGCTGTGGTCCATACCCGCCTTCGTGCTGCTCACCGTCATCGAGCTGGTGAGCTACCGCCTCCATCCCGACGAGGACGCGGCCGGCTACGACACCAAGGACGCCGTCACCAGCATCGGCATGGGGCTCGGCAGCATCGGCTTCGACCTCCTCTGGAAGATCCCGGTCGTCGCGGTCTTCACCGCCGTCTACGAACTGACCCCGCTGCGCGTGCCGTTGCTGTGGTGGACCATCCCGCTGATGCTGCTCGCCCAGGACTTCCTCTACTACTGGCAGCACCGCGGCCACCACGTCATCCGCATCCTGTGGGCCTGCCACGTCGTCCACCACAGCAGCCGGAAGTTCAACCTGACCACCGCCCTGCGCCAGCCCTGGACCAGCGCCACGACCTACTGGTTCTACCTGCCGATGGTGGCCGTCGGGGTGCACCCGGCCGTGATCCCGTTCTGCTACGGCATCAACCTGCTCTACCAGTTCTGGGTCCACACCGAGCGCATCGGGAAGCTGCCCCGGGCCTACGAGTACGTCTTCAACACCCCGTCCCACCACCGCGTGCACCACGCCTCCCAGGGCGGCTACCTGGACCGCAACTACGGCGGCATCCTGATCGTCTGGGACCGGATGTTCGGCTCCTGGGTGGGCGAGACCGACAAGCCCGTCTACGGGCTCACCAAGAACATCAACACCTACAACCCGCTGCGCGTGGCCACCCACGAGTACGCCGCCATCGCCCGGGACGTCCGCGCCGCCCGGAGCTGGAGCGAGCGGGCCGGCCGGGTCTTCCGCGGCCCCGGCTGGCAGCCCGCCCCCAGGCCCGAGGCGCCCACCGCGCCCGCCCCGGCCGCCACCGCACCCGCCGCCGACCCGGCCGTACAGGAGACCACCGCGTGA
- a CDS encoding acetoacetate decarboxylase family protein, with amino-acid sequence MARVRYGARTEAQIAAAREKSSKLPGIWSTGVVALWETDPDVVAAVLPPPLKPAARPLVRANISRVDLPGHPLGAGSVSVAARHDAVEGWYPLVMPMTHERALTGGREVFGEPKKLGEVTVERDGLVVRAALARHGIAFVEVRGAVDRDLPLPGPTRRTDFYFKFLPAVDGSGFDADPVLVHCVRDEKVRRLEHVTGDVVLRESMFDPVADLPVRRLVEITIGEKTTDQQGRVAERVSARALLPYIHQRYDDPLQILDAPPEGSL; translated from the coding sequence ATGGCACGCGTACGGTACGGAGCGCGCACCGAGGCCCAGATCGCCGCGGCGCGCGAGAAGAGTTCCAAGCTCCCCGGCATCTGGTCCACCGGCGTGGTGGCCCTCTGGGAGACCGATCCGGACGTGGTCGCCGCGGTCCTCCCGCCGCCGCTCAAACCGGCCGCGCGGCCCCTGGTACGGGCCAACATCAGCAGGGTCGACCTGCCCGGCCATCCGCTCGGCGCCGGCTCGGTGTCCGTCGCCGCCCGGCACGACGCGGTGGAGGGCTGGTACCCGCTCGTCATGCCGATGACCCACGAGCGCGCGCTGACCGGCGGCCGCGAGGTCTTCGGCGAACCGAAGAAGCTGGGCGAGGTGACCGTCGAGCGCGACGGACTCGTCGTGCGCGCCGCGCTCGCCCGGCATGGGATCGCCTTCGTCGAGGTGCGCGGCGCCGTCGACCGCGACCTCCCGCTGCCCGGACCCACCCGCAGGACCGACTTCTACTTCAAGTTCCTGCCGGCGGTGGACGGTTCGGGCTTCGACGCGGACCCGGTCCTCGTGCACTGCGTCCGAGACGAGAAGGTCCGCAGGCTGGAGCACGTCACCGGTGACGTCGTCCTGCGTGAGTCGATGTTCGACCCGGTGGCGGACCTCCCGGTCCGCCGCCTCGTGGAGATCACCATCGGCGAGAAGACCACCGACCAGCAGGGCCGGGTCGCCGAGCGGGTCAGCGCCCGGGCCCTGCTCCCGTACATCCACCAGCGCTACGACGACCCCCTGCAGATCCTCGACGCCCCACCCGAAGGGAGCCTGTGA
- a CDS encoding lysoplasmalogenase, with protein MSTESPGRPAPSWAVPRAAAGRARLGRLALCGFAAATAADLGSLLADWHPGHVIAKPVLMPLLVAYAITRGAPRLLVAALLFGWGGDLALLFDAEAAFLIGMGSFAVGHVCYLVLFGKRPANPLLGGAYTLALLGTVFLLWGDLPADLRIPVAGYSLLLTAMAFRSSALGLRAGLGGALFLLSDTLIATGVAAWPQLPRPDFWIMATYVAAQYLLATGATPREAGVR; from the coding sequence GTGAGCACCGAGTCCCCCGGCCGCCCCGCACCCTCCTGGGCCGTCCCGCGGGCGGCGGCCGGCCGGGCGCGCCTCGGCCGCCTCGCGCTCTGCGGGTTCGCCGCCGCCACGGCCGCCGACCTCGGATCACTGCTGGCCGACTGGCACCCCGGGCACGTCATCGCCAAGCCGGTGCTGATGCCGCTGCTCGTCGCCTACGCGATCACGCGCGGAGCGCCCCGCCTGCTGGTCGCCGCCCTGCTGTTCGGCTGGGGCGGGGACCTGGCCCTGCTCTTCGACGCCGAGGCCGCCTTCCTGATCGGCATGGGCTCCTTCGCCGTCGGCCACGTCTGCTACCTCGTCCTCTTCGGCAAGCGGCCAGCTAACCCGCTCCTCGGGGGCGCCTACACCCTGGCCCTCCTCGGGACCGTCTTCCTCCTCTGGGGCGACCTCCCCGCGGACCTGCGCATCCCCGTGGCCGGCTACAGCCTGCTGCTCACCGCCATGGCCTTCCGCTCCAGCGCCCTCGGCCTGCGGGCCGGCCTCGGCGGCGCGCTCTTCCTGCTGTCGGACACCCTCATCGCCACCGGCGTCGCCGCATGGCCGCAGCTGCCCCGCCCCGACTTCTGGATCATGGCCACGTACGTGGCGGCCCAGTACCTGCTGGCCACCGGCGCGACCCCCCGGGAAGCAGGCGTACGGTAG